The following coding sequences are from one uncultured Bacteroides sp. window:
- a CDS encoding XRE family transcriptional regulator, with translation MDEQIKQIAERLRGLREVLELTQEEIARDCELSLTEYTQSESGDYDISISMLQKVARKYNIALEALMFGEEPKMSSYFVTRAGTGISIERTKAYKYQSLAAGFINRSADPFIVTVEPKDEKEPIQHNSHNGQEFNFILEGSMLLWIAGKELILNEGDSIFFDSKLPHGMKALNNTTLRFLAVIM, from the coding sequence ATGGACGAACAGATTAAACAAATCGCAGAACGTCTGCGTGGTTTACGAGAGGTACTCGAATTAACCCAAGAAGAGATTGCCCGCGATTGTGAGCTCTCATTAACAGAATATACACAATCTGAAAGTGGCGACTATGACATATCAATTAGTATGTTACAAAAAGTGGCTCGTAAATATAACATTGCACTAGAAGCACTTATGTTTGGTGAAGAGCCTAAAATGAGTTCTTATTTTGTAACAAGAGCAGGTACAGGAATATCCATTGAACGCACCAAAGCTTATAAATATCAATCTTTGGCAGCAGGTTTTATAAATCGTTCAGCAGATCCATTTATCGTAACCGTAGAGCCTAAGGATGAAAAAGAACCAATTCAACATAATAGCCACAATGGGCAAGAATTCAATTTCATACTGGAAGGCAGTATGTTATTATGGATTGCTGGCAAAGAATTAATTCTAAATGAAGGTGACAGCATCTTCTTCGATTCCAAACTACCTCATGGAATGAAAGCTCTCAACAATACAACCCTACGCTTTCTGGCCGTTATCATGTAA
- the proC gene encoding pyrroline-5-carboxylate reductase: MKVAIIGAGNMGSAIARGLVLGKLIKAANITVANPTNKKLESLKDFNKELQVTNSNQIAVNDAEIVILAVKPWLIKEVIDKLTFDFHKQIIVSVAAGIPFSEYEQWTDSSAKIFRVIPNTAISQQESMTLIASHNASKEEEHLILNLFSEMGMAILIPEKQMAAATAITSCGIAYVLKYIQAGMQAGIEMGLYPQDAMKMVAQSVKGAATLILNNNTHPSVEIDKVTTPGGLTIKGINELEHNGFSSAIIKAMKASSN; encoded by the coding sequence ATGAAAGTTGCAATTATCGGAGCAGGGAATATGGGCAGTGCCATTGCACGCGGATTAGTCCTAGGTAAATTGATCAAAGCCGCAAACATAACTGTAGCCAACCCTACAAACAAGAAATTGGAATCCTTAAAAGATTTCAATAAAGAACTACAAGTAACCAACAGTAATCAAATAGCCGTAAATGATGCGGAAATTGTGATTTTAGCGGTGAAGCCTTGGTTAATCAAAGAAGTTATTGATAAACTAACATTCGACTTTCATAAACAGATTATTGTTTCTGTTGCTGCTGGGATTCCATTCTCGGAATATGAACAATGGACAGACTCTTCTGCAAAGATATTCCGTGTAATTCCAAACACTGCCATTTCTCAACAAGAAAGCATGACTCTTATCGCTTCACATAATGCATCTAAAGAAGAAGAACATCTTATTCTGAACCTATTCAGCGAGATGGGTATGGCAATACTCATTCCTGAAAAGCAAATGGCAGCCGCTACCGCTATTACTTCCTGTGGAATTGCATATGTACTAAAATATATCCAAGCAGGAATGCAAGCCGGCATAGAGATGGGACTTTACCCTCAAGACGCAATGAAAATGGTCGCACAATCAGTGAAAGGAGCCGCTACTCTTATTCTAAATAACAATACCCACCCTTCTGTTGAAATAGACAAAGTTACTACTCCCGGTGGATTGACAATCAAAGGAATAAATGAGCTGGAACACAACGGTTTCTCTTCTGCGATTATTAAAGCTATGAAAGCAAGTTCTAATTAA
- a CDS encoding aminotransferase class III-fold pyridoxal phosphate-dependent enzyme encodes MELFDVYPLFDINIVEGKGCHVWDQNGTEYLDLYGGHAVISIGHSHPHYVEMISKQVSKLGFYSNSVINKLQQQVANRLGVISGYEDYSLFLINTGAEANENALKLASFHNGRTRIISFAKSFHGRTSLAVEATDNPKIISPINANGHTSYLELNDIEAVKVELNKKDVCAVIIEGIQGVGGIKVPNDTFLKELREICTKTETVLILDEIQSGYGRSGKFFAHQHAGIKADIVTVAKGIGNGFPMAGVLISPQFKPVYGMLGTTFGGNHLACAAALAVIDVFEKESLIENAANIGQYLIGKLKKYPQIKDVRGRGLMIGLEFEESVKELRKKLLFEQKVFTGVSGTNVIRLLPPLCLSVEEADLFLNKLENIL; translated from the coding sequence ATGGAATTATTTGATGTCTATCCGCTTTTTGATATTAATATAGTAGAAGGAAAAGGCTGCCATGTCTGGGATCAAAATGGGACAGAGTATTTGGATCTTTACGGCGGACATGCCGTAATTTCTATTGGTCACAGCCACCCTCACTATGTAGAAATGATTAGTAAACAAGTTAGTAAACTGGGATTTTATTCAAACTCAGTTATCAACAAGTTACAACAACAAGTAGCTAATAGACTTGGCGTTATTTCAGGCTATGAGGATTATTCGCTATTTCTCATTAACACAGGTGCCGAAGCAAATGAAAACGCTCTCAAATTAGCATCATTCCATAACGGACGTACACGAATTATTTCTTTTGCCAAGTCTTTTCATGGACGTACATCTTTAGCCGTAGAGGCAACAGACAATCCGAAAATAATCTCTCCGATCAATGCTAACGGACATACGAGCTATCTAGAATTGAATGATATAGAAGCTGTAAAAGTTGAATTAAACAAGAAAGATGTCTGCGCTGTAATTATAGAAGGAATACAAGGAGTAGGAGGAATAAAAGTTCCAAACGATACTTTTTTAAAGGAACTTAGAGAAATATGTACCAAAACTGAAACAGTTTTAATTCTGGATGAAATACAAAGTGGATATGGACGAAGCGGAAAATTCTTTGCCCATCAACATGCAGGTATAAAAGCAGATATAGTTACGGTAGCTAAAGGAATCGGGAACGGCTTTCCTATGGCAGGTGTACTCATATCCCCTCAATTTAAACCTGTATATGGCATGTTAGGCACCACTTTTGGAGGCAATCATTTAGCTTGTGCAGCAGCCTTAGCAGTTATAGATGTGTTTGAAAAAGAATCTCTGATAGAAAATGCGGCTAATATTGGACAATACCTAATAGGAAAGCTTAAAAAATATCCCCAAATAAAAGATGTACGTGGACGCGGTTTGATGATAGGACTGGAATTTGAAGAATCGGTTAAAGAGCTACGTAAGAAACTGTTGTTTGAACAAAAAGTATTCACTGGAGTAAGCGGAACAAATGTTATTCGTCTCCTCCCTCCCCTATGCCTGAGCGTGGAAGAAGCAGACCTCTTTCTTAACAAACTTGAGAATATACTATAA
- the argC gene encoding N-acetyl-gamma-glutamyl-phosphate reductase: protein MIKAGIIGGAGYTAGELIRLLINHPEAEIVFINSSSNAGNKITDVHEGLYGECELTFTDELPLNEIDVLFFCTAHGDTRKFIESHKLPEELKIIDLSMDYRIKSDGHDFLYGLPELNRRAICKTNHVANPGCFATCIELGLLPLAKHLMINDDVTVNAITGSTGAGVKPGATSHFSWRNNNMSVYKAFDHQHVPEIKQSLKQLQNSFNKEIDFLPYRGDFPRGIFATLIVKSKVALDEITRIYEEYYEKDSFVHIVEKNIDLKQVINTNKCLIHLEKHGDKLLIISCIDNLLKGASGQAVHNMNLMFNLEETVGLRLKPSAF from the coding sequence ATGATTAAAGCAGGAATTATCGGAGGAGCAGGCTACACTGCCGGAGAGCTTATCCGGTTATTGATAAACCATCCTGAAGCGGAGATTGTGTTCATCAATAGCAGTAGCAATGCCGGGAATAAAATTACAGATGTACACGAAGGTCTCTACGGAGAATGTGAACTTACTTTTACTGACGAATTACCGCTTAATGAAATTGACGTACTATTCTTTTGCACAGCACATGGAGATACTCGCAAATTCATAGAAAGCCATAAGCTTCCCGAAGAATTAAAGATTATTGATCTATCTATGGACTATCGCATAAAAAGTGATGGACATGATTTTCTCTACGGCTTGCCTGAATTAAATAGACGCGCCATTTGCAAAACAAACCATGTAGCTAACCCGGGATGTTTTGCTACATGTATAGAGTTGGGATTACTCCCACTAGCCAAACATCTAATGATTAATGACGATGTAACAGTTAACGCCATCACAGGGAGTACCGGAGCCGGAGTAAAACCGGGTGCTACTAGTCATTTCAGCTGGCGTAACAACAACATGAGTGTTTACAAGGCATTTGACCATCAACACGTGCCCGAAATAAAACAATCACTAAAGCAGCTACAAAACAGTTTCAATAAAGAGATTGACTTCCTTCCTTATCGGGGAGATTTTCCACGAGGAATTTTTGCGACTCTAATCGTTAAGAGCAAAGTAGCATTAGATGAAATTACTCGTATCTATGAGGAATACTACGAAAAGGATTCATTTGTACACATCGTAGAGAAGAACATTGATTTAAAGCAAGTTATAAACACCAACAAATGTCTTATTCACTTAGAGAAACATGGCGATAAGCTCCTAATAATCTCCTGCATAGACAACTTGCTTAAAGGTGCTTCCGGTCAAGCTGTACATAATATGAATTTAATGTTCAACCTAGAAGAGACAGTCGGGCTCCGACTAAAACCTTCTGCATTTTAA
- a CDS encoding argininosuccinate synthase domain-containing protein, producing MKKKVVLAFSGGLDTSFCAMYLSKEKNYEVYTAIANTGGFDAEELKTIEEKAYKLGAIKHATLDVTQEYYNKSIKYMVFGNVLRNGTYPISVSSERIFQAIAIANYAREIGADAIAHGSTGAGNDQIRFDLTFDVLAPGIEIITPTRDMILTREYEINYLREHAYVADFVKMEYSINKGLWGTSIGGKETLHSEQTLPEDAYPSQITKQDNETLKIEFKEGEVHSVNGEVFTDKVKAINKIEEIGSKYGIGRDMHIGDTIIGIKGRVGFEAAAPILIINAHKMLEKHTLSKWQQYWKDQVGTWYGMFLHEAQYLEPVMRDIEAMLLSSQQNVNGVVSIILRPYSYTLVGVDSSYDLVKTDFGEYGEIQKGWSAEDAKGFTKILSTPLRVYYANQKKNGKEL from the coding sequence ATGAAGAAAAAAGTTGTTTTAGCATTTAGCGGCGGACTTGACACCTCTTTTTGCGCAATGTATTTATCAAAAGAAAAGAATTACGAAGTATATACTGCTATCGCAAACACAGGAGGTTTCGATGCTGAGGAGCTAAAAACGATTGAAGAGAAAGCATACAAACTAGGAGCAATAAAACACGCTACACTAGATGTTACTCAAGAATACTACAATAAAAGTATTAAATATATGGTGTTTGGTAATGTGCTACGGAATGGAACTTATCCCATTTCTGTGAGCTCGGAACGGATATTTCAAGCTATTGCCATCGCTAACTATGCCCGTGAGATTGGGGCAGACGCTATTGCTCATGGTAGCACAGGAGCAGGCAACGATCAGATACGCTTTGATTTAACTTTCGACGTACTTGCACCGGGCATCGAAATTATTACCCCAACACGTGACATGATACTAACCCGCGAATATGAGATAAACTACTTGCGCGAACATGCTTATGTAGCAGATTTCGTAAAAATGGAATATTCTATCAACAAAGGGCTTTGGGGAACAAGTATTGGCGGAAAAGAGACTTTACACAGCGAACAAACACTCCCGGAAGACGCTTATCCTAGCCAGATAACGAAACAAGATAACGAAACACTAAAAATAGAGTTCAAAGAAGGAGAAGTACACTCCGTTAATGGTGAAGTATTTACCGACAAAGTAAAAGCAATAAATAAAATAGAAGAAATCGGTAGCAAATACGGCATTGGGCGTGATATGCATATTGGAGATACGATTATTGGTATTAAAGGGAGAGTAGGATTTGAAGCTGCTGCACCGATCCTTATCATCAACGCACACAAAATGTTAGAAAAACATACGCTAAGCAAATGGCAACAGTATTGGAAAGACCAAGTGGGAACATGGTACGGAATGTTTTTACATGAAGCACAATATCTTGAACCTGTGATGCGTGATATTGAAGCTATGCTATTAAGTTCTCAGCAAAATGTAAACGGAGTAGTCAGCATCATTCTCCGTCCATACAGCTACACATTGGTGGGAGTTGACTCTAGCTATGATTTAGTAAAAACCGATTTCGGTGAATATGGAGAAATCCAAAAAGGATGGAGTGCCGAAGATGCCAAAGGCTTTACTAAAATACTCTCTACTCCATTACGCGTATATTATGCCAATCAGAAAAAAAATGGAAAAGAATTATAA
- a CDS encoding GNAT family N-acetyltransferase: protein MDTQIDVMVADTSHEVYVDTILETISAAAKVRGTGIAKRTHEYVTQKMREGKAIIALNGNEFAGFCYIESWGNKQYVANSGLIVVEKFRGHGLAKRIKKAAFSLSRLRWPNAKLFGLTSGGAVMKINTELGYVPVPFSELTTDEAFWKGCEGCCNHDVLERTNKKYCICTAMLYDPAKENSKEEDKKE, encoded by the coding sequence ATGGACACTCAAATAGATGTTATGGTAGCCGACACCTCGCATGAGGTTTATGTTGACACTATATTAGAAACAATCTCTGCCGCAGCCAAAGTTAGGGGTACAGGCATTGCAAAGCGTACACACGAATATGTGACGCAAAAGATGAGAGAAGGGAAAGCTATCATCGCACTCAACGGCAACGAGTTTGCCGGATTCTGTTATATTGAATCGTGGGGTAACAAACAATATGTAGCAAATTCAGGACTGATAGTAGTAGAAAAATTTCGTGGACACGGACTTGCTAAACGGATAAAGAAAGCTGCATTCAGCCTCTCAAGATTACGATGGCCCAATGCTAAATTATTTGGACTTACTAGCGGAGGAGCTGTTATGAAAATAAATACAGAACTAGGATACGTACCTGTTCCTTTTTCAGAATTAACAACGGACGAGGCTTTTTGGAAAGGATGTGAAGGATGTTGTAACCATGACGTACTGGAACGTACAAATAAAAAGTATTGTATCTGTACTGCTATGCTCTATGATCCTGCAAAAGAAAATAGTAAGGAAGAAGATAAAAAAGAATAA
- a CDS encoding arginine repressor: MKKKANRLDAIKMIISSKEVGSQEELLQELSREKFKLTQATLSRDLKQLKVAKAASMNGKYVYVLPNDTMYKRATDQSPSEMLMNSGFVSLQFSGNIAIIKTRPGYASSMAYDIDNREFGDILGTIAGDDTIMLVLREGAEKTLVRNFLSLIIPNI, encoded by the coding sequence ATGAAGAAGAAAGCAAACCGATTAGATGCCATTAAAATGATTATCTCCAGCAAGGAGGTTGGTTCTCAAGAAGAACTGTTACAAGAGTTGAGTCGGGAGAAGTTTAAGCTGACACAAGCGACCCTCTCACGTGATCTCAAACAATTGAAAGTAGCCAAAGCTGCCAGCATGAATGGTAAATATGTCTATGTTTTGCCCAACGACACCATGTACAAAAGGGCAACGGACCAAAGCCCAAGCGAAATGCTAATGAACAGCGGATTCGTATCACTCCAGTTTTCAGGCAATATAGCTATTATTAAAACACGACCGGGATATGCCAGCAGTATGGCATACGATATTGATAATAGAGAATTCGGCGATATTCTAGGTACTATAGCCGGAGATGACACGATAATGCTTGTGCTACGTGAGGGCGCCGAAAAAACATTGGTTCGTAATTTCTTATCGCTAATTATTCCAAATATATAA
- a CDS encoding glycosyl hydrolase — MRCSKLLSTVAVSLLPLFVSAQSTSWPAVKLDAKPAARWWWMGSAVDKENLKKNMETYAAAGMGTMEITPIYGVQGNDANELSFLSPKWMNMLQYTEDEASQHGMQIDMNTGTGWPFGGPEVSIEDAASRLLITEYQLTAGEELKTKISVAEENQKSCAILSRLMAFSDDGRCLNLTSKVKDGMLHWKAPKGNWRLIAAFCGKTLQKVKRAAPGGEGYVMDHLSERAVKKYLNRFEKAFSANETTYPHNFFNDSYEIYGADWTESFFEQFAKRRGYRLEEHLPEFLSPKRTDITARIVSDYRETMADLLLDNFTKQWTKWAHRHGSKTRNQAHGSPGNLIDLYATVDIPECESFGISEFNIKGLRKDSMTRPNYSDLSMLKYASSAAHISGKPYTSSETFTWLTEHFRTSLSQCKPDLDLMFVSGVNHAYFHGTTYSPVDAPWPGWKFYASIDMSPTNSIWRDAPAFFEYITRCQGFLQMGKPDNDFLLYLPVYDMWQEQDGRLLMFDIHKMSERAPRFIDAVHRINNAGYDVDYISDNFIRKTKCMNGQLLTSGGVAYKALVVPGARLMPNDVLAKLLSLANQGATIVFLDQYPEDVPGYNHLTNRRAKFKKLLRDIQTSHKGKMLLGTDYAKTLAQTEAKPEAMKSQFGLSCVRRNNPDGYHYFISALKKSGIESWVPLSVPATSAMFFDPMNGTSGKARLRHVDGHTEVYLQLASGGSLLLKTFTTADVNVPKWTYWKPEGAGSIVSSKWNFHFVESKPEVKGNLAAIKLDSWTEFPLSGVKATMATGCYQTTFTVDATSAKEWMLDLGDVRESARVRINGVDVATLWAVPFRCLVGKYLHQGINTLEVEVINLPANRIADMDKRGVKWRIYKEINIVDRNYQKTSYADWRPVPSGLLGPVKLIPMHSSFEN; from the coding sequence ATGAGATGTTCTAAATTATTGTCGACAGTTGCAGTTTCGTTACTGCCACTGTTCGTTTCCGCTCAAAGTACCTCTTGGCCTGCAGTAAAGTTGGATGCTAAGCCTGCTGCCCGTTGGTGGTGGATGGGTAGTGCAGTTGATAAAGAAAACTTGAAGAAAAATATGGAAACGTATGCTGCCGCAGGCATGGGAACCATGGAAATTACTCCTATTTATGGAGTGCAAGGCAATGATGCGAATGAGCTCTCTTTTCTTTCTCCTAAATGGATGAACATGTTGCAGTACACTGAAGATGAAGCCTCGCAGCATGGAATGCAGATTGATATGAATACAGGTACAGGCTGGCCGTTTGGCGGACCTGAAGTTTCTATTGAAGATGCTGCTTCTCGATTGCTCATCACGGAATATCAATTAACGGCAGGAGAGGAACTTAAAACCAAGATCAGTGTTGCAGAAGAAAATCAAAAATCGTGTGCTATACTAAGTCGTTTAATGGCTTTTTCAGATGATGGACGATGTCTTAATTTGACCTCTAAGGTGAAAGACGGTATGCTTCATTGGAAAGCACCGAAAGGAAATTGGCGTTTGATTGCGGCTTTCTGTGGCAAAACATTACAGAAGGTAAAACGAGCAGCCCCAGGTGGAGAAGGGTATGTGATGGATCACCTCTCCGAACGCGCGGTAAAGAAATATCTGAACCGCTTTGAAAAAGCATTTTCTGCAAATGAAACGACGTATCCTCATAATTTTTTCAATGATTCTTATGAAATTTATGGGGCTGATTGGACTGAAAGTTTCTTTGAGCAGTTTGCCAAACGGAGGGGGTATAGACTAGAGGAGCATTTGCCTGAATTTCTCTCTCCTAAACGTACAGATATAACCGCACGAATTGTTTCTGATTATAGAGAGACAATGGCTGATCTTTTATTGGATAATTTTACAAAACAATGGACGAAATGGGCACATAGACATGGCTCAAAAACTCGTAATCAGGCGCATGGCTCACCGGGTAATCTGATCGATTTATATGCAACGGTGGATATACCGGAATGCGAAAGTTTCGGCATTTCTGAATTTAATATTAAAGGTTTGCGTAAAGATTCGATGACTCGTCCTAATTATTCAGATCTCTCCATGCTGAAATATGCTTCTTCTGCTGCTCATATTTCCGGCAAGCCCTATACTTCTTCAGAAACATTTACTTGGTTGACGGAACATTTTCGCACTTCTCTTTCTCAATGTAAGCCTGATCTGGATTTAATGTTTGTTTCAGGAGTGAATCATGCATATTTTCATGGCACCACATATTCTCCTGTTGATGCACCTTGGCCGGGCTGGAAGTTTTACGCTTCAATCGATATGAGTCCCACTAATAGCATTTGGCGTGATGCTCCGGCTTTTTTTGAGTATATAACTCGTTGTCAGGGATTCTTGCAGATGGGTAAGCCGGATAATGACTTTTTGTTATACCTGCCGGTTTATGATATGTGGCAAGAGCAAGATGGAAGGTTGTTGATGTTTGATATTCATAAAATGTCTGAGCGGGCTCCTCGATTTATTGATGCAGTACATCGCATTAATAATGCGGGTTATGATGTGGACTATATCTCAGATAATTTCATTAGAAAAACGAAGTGCATGAATGGGCAACTTCTCACTTCTGGTGGGGTGGCATATAAAGCTCTTGTGGTTCCGGGCGCCCGTTTGATGCCCAATGATGTGCTTGCTAAGTTACTTAGTTTAGCAAATCAAGGAGCTACTATTGTGTTTTTAGATCAATATCCTGAGGATGTTCCGGGATATAATCATTTGACTAATCGCCGTGCTAAATTTAAAAAATTGCTTCGTGATATTCAAACTTCCCATAAAGGTAAAATGCTTTTAGGTACTGATTATGCTAAAACGTTGGCTCAAACCGAAGCAAAACCCGAGGCTATGAAATCTCAATTTGGGTTAAGTTGTGTTCGTCGGAACAATCCCGATGGGTATCATTATTTTATTTCAGCTTTAAAAAAGTCTGGCATAGAATCATGGGTTCCTTTGTCCGTTCCTGCTACTTCGGCTATGTTCTTTGATCCTATGAATGGTACAAGCGGAAAAGCTCGGTTACGCCATGTAGATGGGCATACTGAAGTTTATCTTCAATTAGCCTCCGGTGGATCGTTGCTTCTTAAAACATTTACTACTGCCGATGTAAATGTTCCTAAGTGGACTTATTGGAAACCTGAGGGAGCAGGATCTATTGTTTCTTCCAAATGGAATTTCCATTTTGTTGAAAGCAAACCTGAAGTTAAAGGAAATTTGGCTGCTATAAAGCTTGATTCTTGGACAGAGTTCCCATTGTCAGGAGTGAAAGCAACGATGGCTACAGGCTGTTATCAAACGACCTTTACTGTCGATGCGACTTCTGCTAAAGAATGGATGCTTGATTTGGGAGATGTGCGTGAAAGTGCTCGTGTACGTATTAATGGGGTGGATGTTGCTACGCTTTGGGCAGTACCTTTTCGTTGTTTAGTCGGTAAATATCTTCATCAAGGGATAAATACACTAGAGGTAGAAGTTATTAATTTACCGGCCAACCGTATTGCCGATATGGACAAGAGAGGTGTAAAATGGCGGATATATAAAGAGATAAATATTGTTGATCGTAATTATCAAAAGACCAGTTATGCTGATTGGAGACCTGTCCCCAGTGGCTTGTTAGGTCCTGTTAAACTTATACCGATGCATTCTTCTTTTGAGAATTGA